Proteins encoded by one window of Streptacidiphilus sp. PB12-B1b:
- a CDS encoding IS256 family transposase, translating into MALSQHDLLRLLESLRSADGLELVRSVAERMLQELIEAEATARIGAEWNEHTDARTALRNGHRDKTLTTQAGDLGLGIPKLRSGSFFPVLLERRRRIDQALFAVVMEAYVHGVSTRSVDDLVKALGSDTGISKSEVSRICKDLDGQLSAFRRRRLDHVRFPYVYLDATYCKARVEHQIVSRAVVIATGITEDGGREVLGVMVGDSESEASWTAFLRSLRERGLDGVRLVIGDHHLGLVAAIRKVMLGAGYQRCRVHFLRNVFNVIHKDAAEMVAATIRTVFAQPNAGGVRSQLDTVADMLGKQFPKVKEMLLEAKDDLTAFAAFPERHWKKIQSTNPLERINREIKRRTDVVQVFPNDDALLRLVTAVLFELHDEWIAFPRRYLPEGSMEVLYPAELPEGAPALPNTTDD; encoded by the coding sequence GTGGCCCTGTCTCAGCATGACCTACTCCGGCTGCTGGAGTCACTACGTTCGGCAGACGGCCTGGAACTCGTCCGCTCGGTGGCCGAGCGGATGCTGCAGGAGCTGATCGAGGCCGAGGCCACGGCCAGGATCGGCGCCGAGTGGAACGAGCACACCGACGCGCGCACCGCTCTTCGCAACGGCCACCGCGACAAGACGCTCACCACGCAGGCCGGCGACCTGGGGCTGGGCATCCCCAAGCTGCGGTCGGGCAGCTTCTTCCCCGTGCTGCTGGAGCGGCGCCGCCGGATCGACCAGGCCCTGTTCGCGGTCGTGATGGAGGCCTACGTCCACGGCGTGTCCACGCGGTCGGTCGACGACCTGGTCAAGGCCCTGGGCTCGGACACCGGGATCTCCAAGAGCGAGGTCTCGCGGATCTGCAAGGACCTGGACGGCCAGCTGTCCGCGTTCCGCCGGCGGCGGCTGGACCATGTCCGCTTCCCCTACGTCTACCTCGACGCGACCTACTGCAAGGCCCGCGTCGAGCACCAGATCGTCTCGCGGGCAGTGGTGATCGCCACCGGCATCACCGAGGACGGCGGCCGCGAAGTGCTCGGCGTGATGGTCGGCGACAGCGAGAGCGAGGCCTCGTGGACCGCCTTCCTGCGCTCCCTGCGCGAACGCGGCCTGGACGGAGTGCGGCTGGTCATAGGCGACCACCACCTCGGGCTGGTCGCAGCGATCCGCAAGGTCATGCTCGGCGCCGGCTACCAAAGGTGCAGGGTTCACTTCCTGCGCAACGTCTTCAACGTGATCCACAAGGACGCCGCCGAGATGGTCGCCGCGACGATCCGTACGGTCTTCGCCCAGCCCAATGCCGGCGGGGTCCGCAGCCAGCTCGACACCGTCGCCGACATGCTCGGCAAGCAGTTCCCCAAGGTCAAGGAGATGCTGCTGGAGGCAAAGGACGACCTGACCGCGTTCGCGGCCTTCCCCGAGCGGCACTGGAAGAAGATCCAGTCGACCAATCCGCTGGAGCGCATCAACCGCGAGATCAAACGACGAACCGACGTCGTCCAGGTCTTCCCCAACGACGACGCCCTGCTCAGGCTCGTCACCGCCGTGCTGTTCGAACTGCACGACGAATGGATCGCCTTCCCCCGCCGCTACCTGCCCGAAGGCAGCATGGAAGTGCTCTATCCTGCCGAGCTCCCGGAAGGCGCCCCCGCGCTACCCAACACCACCGATGATTGA
- a CDS encoding polymorphic toxin-type HINT domain-containing protein, with translation MLATVGVLGFACLAPTGTAAAQSAVHYGAPAVHKDKTIPFTLERPRSAPAPKDPAQFNPSGHTAFPAAGSASVVLGSAVTSKSTAAAGSAAVVAGAARQAGKLPVWLTPLKPSAVEQVKVTVASQATTTALGVHGLLMSLQAQGAGGKTQVRVDPSSFEFAYGGDYASRLRLVELPTCALTTPSLPACQKQTPLMTTAPGQLSAQVTLPAAIAPSGRSADGTRSAAVPSPSASSMLVIAADSGVSGSSGTYSATSLSPGGTWSESGNTGGFTYSYPIQTPPAVGGLAPQVGLSYDSSSQDARTEGTNDQSSWVGDGWDSMNNYIERTYEACSDDSSTNAPTGDGDECWAGQQLTLSLNGTSTPIVDDNGTFRLAQDSATTKVQMLTGASNGTADGEYFEVTENGVQYYFGMNHLPGWASKDTATQSAWNLPVYQAHAGVSACPSSSTFASTSCVLPWRLNLDYVVDTHGNAMAYYYVPETNYYGADLANTAVAYTRGGTLSRIDYGMTSSTIYSATAPEQVLFTTAQRCTPGSPAPANTCSDAQFTPANASYWPDVPIDLSCASDSSCTNHGPSFWSREMLTTITTQIQFGGSTHQVDKYSLSQSFLNNGDNAPTPWLGSITHTGQDTLGGATTNLSTPSVSFTPDQLANRVGTIPDMPSMYHNRIGTIDNETGAQTTVTYNTPNCSSAPASNPKDPTDAAAQGFASTNTLSCFPVYWTPTGQPAPMMDWFYLHTVKSVTTNDTHNTYADGSYPEETTSYNYLTPAWHYDDNPVVKAKYRTWGQFRGYAEVDTTTGDPTVFHKTNGQEVYDQQTLTKAYYFQGMNGDTLPGGKLRSVPALTSQDGSISVADADPLAGQLFETDTYTNATSRVVNKTVVTVPTIIGPTASQSLTGLPDLTATMVRTAKTVTRQAVSYGWRTTETDAFFNTTLGQNTTGMTLQVDDRGEVAATGNATNCTFTSYLTNSALGLALPAEVVTTDQDCNAAGATPSGNLISDTRTSYDSKNFTTDASCGSTCVAPTIGDPTEVQKAAASSGASATAFVTESTTAYDSYGRTVSVTRTPASTAPNKTSLAQTTQTLYSPASGAPPTTVMTETQVTPGTACATLTTTSTSTAACEVTSDTMDPARAKPVAEVSAAGLKTTLAYDELGRLTSVWEPNESQSAGASPNLTYNYTVSQTGPNVTATNTLLDSGSYSTSESLYDALMSPIQTQATSENGTTVVSDTEYDSHGWAVSTDNSYDVSGNPSTSLVSVSGLSIPDTTVTDHDGLGRATQVTEEHDAAATWTTRTVYTGDTTTVLPTVPYVGGALSTTQPPGAVATTTRTDARGQTTELDQYTLWPTLSGTATTGFTATVGTSKATTYTYNAAGHQTTVTGPDNSQWAFGYDLLGRKTSQTDPDAGKTSYAYDDAGNQVSTTDARGIELDYTYDLLGRKLSGTDKSTGFEFASWAYDTLQIGQPTSSTSYAPGVSGGYTEAYTGYTSLGKPLGTKITLPASEAPLPTTYTTTYTYTANDQLLSTQTDPAAGFLSSEKIAYQRDALGNPTKTSTSTQIYVGAVTYTPYGEPQLVTYGPSDNQAYADYTYDDQTRRLTNTLITRTQAPGPTVDSTNYTYDTAGNLTSDTDAQSETGNTVTDQQCYNYDALDRLTSAWTANGSCAAAPTAGPGGDLATGAGSYWQAYSYDTIGDRLTETDYSTTTGTGTTTNFNNGCTTACNATGAQPHTLTSTTGGATPTTFTYDPDGNLATRTPTTGNGQKLTFNDEGELAEVDTVNSGGTTTAKTDYVYDASGNELIRRDPGQTTLFAGDTEIVINTSTTPVTVTGAVRTYTSGGAGTPVAIRSSLGSTQVLDYTFADLHGTATLEMDTTTQQVARQELTPYGSPRANANGTPWVDPTRGYLGKPQDTSTGYTDLGARKYDPTLGRFISDDPELETGSPQQLGGYTYAADNPTTNSDPTGLRIWDPATNMNFGSQSSMSQYYSSHQQQVEAIVIDNNRAETEYYASGAYQQYATGHSDTIWHSAVNLAGGAVASIVKMQVMTLPGGTALEGPYSSLVDSTMGSLGFDTKGTAYAVGPYALLFVPGFGEEDGAAIAEDALGCSFAPQTPVLMAHGKTKPIAAIKPGDKVESADPTTGKHQGPRTVQATHVNDDNDLVDLTIETAPGHASVLHTTVNHPFWDATLHTWVPAGKLIPGDALQSVASTAHPHVVSVHATPGSADRYNLTVQQLHTYYVLAGTTPILVHNTSVGCPIGTSSGDLFRSDTRDPNTIFTEGFKPLGSNMNLDEHVAGVSGVYTPDSGFVSTTTNETHAISRGGNVFTIRGATGGIDVNSVIPDNVLAHEYEVAFPGPIDTSCIVGCRLPGGEWLPNPNFGG, from the coding sequence GTGCTGGCCACAGTCGGGGTTCTGGGCTTCGCCTGTCTGGCCCCCACGGGAACCGCCGCTGCGCAATCGGCGGTTCACTACGGTGCTCCGGCCGTCCACAAGGACAAGACGATCCCATTCACCCTGGAGAGGCCCAGGAGCGCACCCGCGCCGAAGGATCCCGCGCAGTTCAACCCGTCAGGTCACACGGCCTTTCCCGCCGCCGGCAGCGCCAGCGTCGTGCTCGGCTCGGCCGTGACGTCTAAGTCGACAGCCGCCGCTGGGTCTGCGGCAGTGGTGGCTGGGGCCGCGCGTCAGGCGGGGAAGCTTCCGGTTTGGCTGACACCACTGAAACCCAGCGCGGTCGAGCAGGTGAAGGTCACCGTCGCGAGCCAGGCTACGACCACTGCTCTCGGCGTACATGGCCTGCTGATGTCCCTGCAGGCGCAGGGCGCGGGTGGAAAGACGCAGGTCCGGGTCGACCCGTCCTCGTTCGAGTTCGCCTACGGCGGCGACTATGCCTCGCGTCTGCGGCTGGTGGAGTTGCCGACGTGTGCGTTGACCACGCCCTCCTTGCCGGCCTGCCAGAAGCAGACTCCGCTGATGACCACGGCGCCTGGACAGTTGTCCGCGCAGGTCACCCTCCCGGCTGCGATCGCCCCGAGCGGTAGGTCCGCAGACGGGACGCGCTCCGCAGCCGTACCCTCCCCGTCTGCGTCCAGCATGCTGGTGATCGCAGCGGACTCCGGCGTCAGCGGATCGTCGGGCACGTACAGCGCCACCAGCCTGTCGCCGGGCGGTACATGGTCAGAGTCGGGCAACACGGGCGGTTTCACCTACTCCTATCCGATCCAGACACCGCCCGCGGTCGGTGGGCTGGCACCGCAGGTGGGCCTGTCATACGACTCGTCGTCGCAGGACGCGCGTACCGAGGGAACGAACGACCAGTCCTCGTGGGTGGGCGACGGCTGGGACTCGATGAACAACTACATCGAGCGCACATATGAGGCGTGTTCGGACGACTCGTCGACCAACGCGCCGACGGGCGACGGCGACGAGTGCTGGGCGGGACAGCAGTTGACGCTGTCGCTGAACGGAACCTCGACTCCGATCGTGGACGACAACGGGACGTTCCGGCTGGCGCAGGACTCGGCGACCACCAAAGTGCAGATGCTGACGGGGGCGAGCAACGGGACCGCGGACGGGGAGTACTTCGAGGTCACCGAGAACGGTGTGCAGTACTACTTCGGCATGAACCATCTGCCCGGCTGGGCGTCCAAGGACACGGCGACGCAGTCGGCGTGGAATCTGCCGGTGTACCAGGCCCACGCGGGCGTCTCCGCCTGCCCGAGCTCGTCGACGTTCGCGTCCACGTCGTGCGTGCTTCCCTGGCGACTGAACCTGGACTACGTGGTCGACACCCATGGCAACGCGATGGCGTACTACTACGTGCCGGAGACCAACTACTACGGCGCCGACCTGGCGAACACCGCCGTGGCCTACACCCGGGGAGGGACGCTGTCGCGGATCGACTACGGCATGACGTCCTCCACGATCTACTCGGCGACCGCGCCGGAGCAGGTGCTGTTCACCACCGCGCAGCGCTGCACCCCGGGCTCTCCGGCGCCGGCCAACACCTGCTCGGACGCGCAGTTCACTCCGGCGAACGCTTCGTACTGGCCGGACGTGCCGATCGACCTGTCCTGCGCCTCCGACTCCTCGTGCACCAACCACGGGCCCTCCTTCTGGTCACGGGAGATGCTCACGACGATCACCACCCAGATCCAGTTCGGCGGCAGCACCCACCAGGTCGACAAGTACAGCCTGTCCCAGTCGTTCCTCAACAACGGCGACAACGCCCCCACCCCGTGGCTGGGTAGCATTACGCACACCGGCCAGGACACCTTGGGCGGCGCGACGACCAACTTGTCCACCCCCTCGGTGAGCTTCACCCCGGACCAACTGGCCAACCGGGTCGGGACCATCCCGGACATGCCGTCGATGTACCACAACCGCATCGGCACGATCGATAACGAGACCGGGGCACAGACCACCGTCACCTACAACACACCCAACTGCTCCAGCGCTCCGGCATCGAACCCGAAGGACCCCACCGACGCTGCCGCGCAAGGGTTCGCGTCGACGAACACGTTGTCGTGCTTCCCGGTTTACTGGACTCCGACGGGCCAGCCGGCACCGATGATGGACTGGTTCTACCTGCACACCGTCAAGTCCGTCACCACGAACGACACGCACAACACCTACGCCGACGGCTCGTACCCGGAGGAGACGACCTCCTACAACTACCTGACACCGGCCTGGCACTACGACGACAACCCGGTCGTGAAGGCCAAGTACCGCACGTGGGGGCAGTTCCGGGGCTATGCGGAGGTCGACACCACCACTGGTGACCCGACGGTGTTCCACAAGACCAACGGGCAGGAGGTCTACGACCAGCAGACCCTGACCAAGGCTTACTACTTCCAGGGCATGAACGGCGACACGCTGCCTGGCGGCAAGCTCCGTAGCGTCCCGGCCCTGACCAGCCAGGACGGCAGCATCAGCGTCGCCGACGCCGATCCGCTGGCGGGCCAGCTGTTCGAGACCGATACCTACACCAACGCCACCAGCAGGGTGGTGAACAAGACCGTGGTCACCGTGCCGACGATCATCGGCCCGACCGCCTCGCAGTCCCTGACCGGCCTGCCGGACCTGACCGCCACCATGGTCCGCACCGCCAAGACCGTGACCCGCCAGGCTGTGTCCTACGGCTGGCGCACCACCGAGACGGACGCCTTCTTCAACACCACGCTCGGACAGAACACGACCGGTATGACGCTCCAGGTCGACGACCGGGGCGAGGTCGCCGCCACAGGCAACGCAACCAACTGCACCTTTACCAGCTACCTGACCAATTCTGCCCTCGGGCTGGCCTTGCCCGCCGAGGTCGTCACCACCGACCAGGACTGCAACGCCGCAGGGGCCACGCCCAGCGGCAACCTGATCTCCGACACTCGCACCTCCTACGACAGCAAGAACTTCACCACCGACGCCTCCTGCGGTTCGACCTGCGTGGCACCGACCATCGGCGACCCCACCGAGGTGCAGAAGGCTGCCGCCTCCAGCGGCGCGAGCGCCACCGCGTTCGTCACCGAGTCGACGACGGCTTACGACTCCTACGGCCGAACGGTGTCGGTGACCCGCACTCCCGCCTCCACCGCGCCCAACAAGACCAGCCTCGCGCAGACCACCCAGACGCTCTACAGCCCGGCAAGCGGAGCGCCGCCGACTACGGTGATGACCGAGACCCAGGTCACCCCCGGAACCGCCTGCGCCACGCTGACCACGACCAGTACCTCCACTGCCGCATGCGAGGTCACCAGCGACACGATGGACCCGGCACGGGCAAAACCCGTGGCCGAGGTCTCTGCCGCCGGCTTGAAGACCACTCTCGCCTATGACGAGCTCGGACGGCTGACCTCGGTTTGGGAGCCCAACGAGAGTCAGTCCGCGGGAGCTTCGCCCAACCTGACCTACAACTACACGGTGTCGCAGACCGGACCGAACGTGACCGCGACCAATACGCTGCTGGACAGCGGGAGCTACTCGACCAGCGAGTCGCTGTACGACGCGCTCATGAGCCCGATCCAGACGCAGGCCACCTCGGAGAACGGCACCACGGTGGTCTCGGACACCGAGTACGACTCGCACGGCTGGGCGGTGTCCACCGACAACTCCTACGACGTCAGCGGAAACCCCAGCACCAGCTTGGTCTCCGTCTCGGGCCTGTCGATCCCGGACACCACTGTCACCGACCACGACGGCCTGGGGCGCGCCACACAGGTCACCGAGGAGCACGACGCCGCCGCAACTTGGACCACCCGCACCGTCTACACCGGCGACACCACCACCGTCCTGCCCACCGTGCCCTATGTGGGCGGAGCCCTGAGCACCACCCAGCCGCCGGGCGCGGTCGCCACCACCACCAGGACCGACGCGCGCGGACAGACCACCGAACTGGACCAGTACACCCTCTGGCCCACCCTGTCCGGCACCGCCACCACCGGGTTCACGGCCACCGTCGGCACCTCCAAGGCCACCACCTACACCTACAACGCCGCAGGACACCAGACCACCGTCACCGGCCCTGACAACTCCCAGTGGGCATTCGGTTACGACCTGCTCGGACGTAAGACCTCCCAGACCGACCCCGACGCAGGCAAGACGAGCTACGCCTACGACGACGCCGGCAACCAGGTTTCCACCACCGACGCCCGCGGCATCGAACTCGACTACACCTACGATCTGCTGGGCCGCAAACTCTCCGGCACCGACAAGTCGACCGGCTTCGAGTTCGCGTCCTGGGCGTACGACACCCTGCAGATCGGCCAGCCCACCTCCTCCACCAGCTATGCCCCGGGCGTTTCCGGCGGCTACACCGAGGCGTACACCGGCTACACCAGCCTCGGCAAGCCGCTCGGCACGAAGATCACCTTGCCGGCGTCCGAAGCACCGTTGCCCACCACCTACACCACCACCTACACCTACACCGCCAACGACCAACTGCTCTCCACGCAGACCGACCCGGCGGCGGGATTCCTCAGCAGCGAGAAGATCGCATACCAGCGCGACGCGCTGGGCAACCCCACCAAGACCAGCACCAGCACCCAGATCTACGTCGGCGCCGTCACCTACACCCCCTACGGCGAGCCCCAACTGGTTACCTACGGGCCGTCCGACAACCAGGCCTACGCCGACTACACCTACGACGACCAGACCCGCCGCCTGACCAACACCCTCATCACCCGCACCCAGGCTCCCGGCCCCACCGTCGACAGCACCAACTACACCTACGACACGGCCGGGAACCTGACCTCGGACACCGACGCCCAGTCCGAGACCGGCAACACCGTCACCGACCAGCAGTGCTACAACTACGACGCCCTGGACCGGCTCACCAGCGCCTGGACCGCGAACGGCAGCTGCGCCGCCGCACCCACCGCCGGCCCCGGCGGCGACCTGGCCACCGGCGCGGGCAGCTACTGGCAGGCCTACAGCTACGACACCATCGGCGACCGCCTCACCGAGACCGACTACAGCACCACCACCGGCACCGGCACCACCACCAACTTCAACAACGGCTGCACCACCGCCTGCAACGCCACAGGTGCCCAGCCGCACACCCTGACCTCCACCACCGGTGGCGCCACCCCCACCACCTTCACCTACGACCCCGACGGCAACCTGGCCACCCGGACCCCCACCACCGGCAACGGCCAGAAACTCACCTTCAACGACGAGGGCGAACTCGCCGAGGTCGACACCGTCAACAGCGGCGGCACCACTACCGCCAAAACCGACTACGTATACGACGCCAGCGGCAACGAACTGATCCGCCGCGACCCCGGCCAGACCACCCTCTTCGCCGGCGACACCGAGATCGTCATCAACACCAGCACCACCCCCGTCACCGTCACCGGCGCCGTCCGCACCTACACCAGCGGCGGCGCCGGCACCCCCGTCGCAATCCGCTCCTCCCTGGGCAGCACCCAGGTCCTCGACTACACCTTCGCAGACCTCCACGGCACCGCCACCCTGGAGATGGACACCACCACCCAGCAGGTCGCCCGCCAGGAACTCACCCCCTACGGCAGCCCCCGCGCCAACGCCAACGGCACCCCATGGGTCGACCCCACCCGCGGCTACCTCGGCAAACCCCAGGACACCTCCACCGGCTACACCGACCTGGGAGCCCGCAAGTACGACCCCACCCTCGGCCGATTCATCAGCGACGACCCCGAACTGGAAACCGGCAGCCCCCAACAGCTCGGCGGCTACACCTACGCTGCCGACAACCCCACCACCAACAGCGACCCCACCGGCCTGCGCATCTGGGACCCAGCGACCAATATGAACTTCGGGTCGCAGAGCAGCATGAGCCAGTACTACAGCTCGCACCAGCAACAGGTCGAAGCCATTGTCATCGACAACAACCGGGCGGAGACCGAGTACTACGCCTCAGGCGCCTACCAGCAGTACGCAACTGGCCACTCCGACACCATCTGGCACTCCGCAGTCAACCTTGCTGGCGGAGCCGTCGCCAGCATAGTCAAAATGCAGGTCATGACCCTCCCGGGCGGAACGGCCTTGGAAGGCCCCTACAGCAGTCTCGTCGACAGCACGATGGGATCCCTCGGATTCGATACCAAGGGAACCGCCTACGCGGTGGGACCCTACGCACTCCTCTTCGTCCCAGGATTCGGGGAAGAAGACGGGGCAGCCATCGCAGAGGATGCGCTGGGCTGCAGTTTCGCCCCACAGACCCCGGTACTCATGGCCCATGGCAAGACCAAGCCGATTGCTGCTATCAAGCCCGGAGACAAGGTCGAATCAGCCGACCCCACCACCGGCAAGCACCAAGGCCCACGCACCGTCCAGGCAACCCATGTCAACGACGACAACGACCTCGTCGACCTGACGATCGAAACCGCCCCGGGCCACGCCAGCGTCCTGCACACCACAGTCAACCACCCGTTCTGGGACGCCACCCTCCACACCTGGGTCCCCGCCGGCAAGCTCATCCCCGGAGACGCACTCCAAAGTGTGGCCAGCACCGCCCACCCCCACGTCGTCTCCGTCCATGCCACACCCGGCAGCGCCGACCGGTACAACCTCACCGTCCAGCAACTTCACACGTACTATGTACTGGCAGGGACCACGCCGATCTTGGTGCATAACACCAGTGTCGGCTGCCCAATTGGGACTAGTAGCGGGGATCTATTTCGCAGTGATACCCGGGATCCCAATACTATTTTCACCGAGGGTTTCAAGCCGCTGGGCAGCAACATGAACCTTGACGAGCATGTTGCAGGTGTTTCTGGCGTCTATACTCCCGATTCAGGATTCGTCTCCACGACGACAAATGAGACCCATGCCATCAGTCGAGGCGGAAACGTATTCACTATTCGCGGAGCGACTGGTGGAATTGATGTCAACTCGGTAATTCCTGACAATGTTCTAGCTCATGAGTATGAAGTTGCTTTCCCCGGGCCAATTGACACGAGCTGTATCGTCGGCTGCCGACTTCCGGGTGGCGAGTGGCTGCCTAATCCCAATTTTGGTGGTTGA
- a CDS encoding site-specific integrase: protein MTTPDTNPTTGTGSRRVRANGDGTVYQRKDGRWEAAGYVLAAGHTRRRIHVYATTRKEALAQLTEKVATSNRGIAAPSAQGSVAAFLTYWLETVAVHRLRENTHTRYTACVRLYVIPGLGKKKLAKLTTKEVRTWLDRLRTTCQCCARSLDAARDQPQCCAAGICCRKRLSPLTLAYVHSVLKSALEHAVREEEIPRNVARNVRMGIPRPRRFEPFTAEEAGALLTATSRHRLSALFELALRTGLRKGELLGLRWEDLDLTGGSASIRRTLQRTNSAGLTALPTKTRSSERRIALPTECLHSLEQHRERQAQECEAAGAGWKASGYVFTRPDGSPIEGATLTRHFNALLRRAALRRIRFHDLRHSAATLLPEQGVELVVIKELLGHALIGVTATVYAHVRLRLQRDAIDLLGNALRNPVQPDARPDDGDEPPVRAAPVH, encoded by the coding sequence ATGACCACCCCCGACACCAACCCCACCACCGGCACCGGCTCGCGTAGGGTCCGCGCCAACGGCGACGGCACCGTCTACCAGCGCAAGGACGGCCGCTGGGAAGCCGCCGGATACGTCCTCGCCGCAGGCCACACCCGCAGGCGCATCCACGTCTACGCCACCACCCGCAAGGAGGCCCTGGCCCAGCTGACCGAGAAGGTCGCCACCAGCAACCGCGGCATAGCCGCCCCCTCAGCGCAGGGCAGCGTGGCCGCGTTCCTCACTTACTGGCTGGAGACCGTCGCCGTCCACCGCCTCCGGGAGAACACCCACACCCGCTACACCGCCTGCGTGCGCCTGTACGTCATCCCCGGACTCGGCAAGAAGAAGCTCGCCAAGCTCACCACGAAGGAGGTCCGCACCTGGCTCGACCGGCTCCGCACCACCTGCCAGTGCTGCGCACGCAGTCTCGATGCCGCCCGCGACCAGCCGCAGTGCTGCGCGGCCGGGATCTGCTGCCGAAAGCGACTCTCGCCGCTCACGCTCGCCTACGTGCACTCCGTCCTCAAGTCCGCCCTGGAGCATGCCGTCCGCGAAGAGGAGATCCCGCGCAACGTCGCCCGCAACGTCCGCATGGGCATACCTCGACCCCGCCGCTTCGAACCCTTCACCGCCGAAGAGGCTGGCGCGCTCCTGACCGCCACGAGCAGGCACCGGCTGAGTGCACTGTTCGAACTCGCCCTGCGAACAGGGCTCCGCAAGGGCGAACTTCTCGGCCTGCGCTGGGAAGACCTCGACCTGACCGGCGGAAGCGCCAGCATCCGCCGTACTCTCCAACGCACCAACTCCGCCGGCCTGACGGCCCTCCCGACCAAGACCCGCAGCTCGGAACGGCGCATTGCTCTGCCCACCGAGTGCCTGCACTCCCTCGAACAGCACCGCGAACGGCAGGCCCAGGAATGCGAGGCGGCGGGAGCAGGCTGGAAGGCGAGCGGATACGTCTTCACCCGGCCCGACGGCTCCCCGATCGAGGGAGCCACCCTCACCCGGCACTTCAACGCCCTGCTCCGCCGGGCCGCCCTGCGGCGCATCCGGTTTCACGATCTCCGGCACTCGGCGGCCACCCTGCTCCCGGAGCAAGGTGTCGAGCTCGTCGTGATCAAGGAGCTGTTGGGCCATGCCCTCATCGGGGTGACCGCCACGGTGTACGCCCACGTCCGACTCCGCCTCCAACGCGACGCCATCGACCTCCTCGGCAACGCCCTCCGCAACCCCGTCCAGCCCGACGCCCGGCCCGACGACGGCGACGAACCACCGGTTCGTGCAGCACCCGTCCACTGA
- a CDS encoding helix-turn-helix domain-containing protein encodes MTADTELLTVPEVMARLKISRSTVYDLIRTRQLASITIGRARRIPANALYALVHHQLEEAA; translated from the coding sequence GTGACCGCCGACACCGAACTCCTCACCGTCCCCGAGGTCATGGCCCGCCTCAAGATCAGCCGCTCCACCGTCTACGACCTCATCCGCACCCGCCAGCTCGCCTCCATCACCATCGGCCGCGCCCGCCGCATCCCCGCCAACGCCCTGTACGCCCTTGTCCACCACCAACTCGAAGAGGCAGCCTGA
- a CDS encoding replication initiator, translating to MLSESTVFRFGRQIDVRAIRSTHFTDGAPVTDRHFAAYIAKYATKGAETTTGTLDRRLRFLAELAQHDLTDHARQMIHTAWHLGAQLQHAHLRLRQWAHMLGFRGHFSTRTRHYSTTLTHLRAERTAWRTRQDDAQERPDQSQSVTDRHSDRTDRADLPAVHIDPNAGHRSGRRTESGRRIGTDTTLVISHWQYIGSGLLPELAHLADLLTAARNSRPEQPTHSRKARRSGDRAAHSTDPLTAFVHSEVTA from the coding sequence GTGCTGTCGGAGTCCACGGTGTTCCGGTTCGGGCGGCAGATCGACGTCCGCGCCATCCGCAGCACCCACTTCACCGACGGTGCTCCCGTCACCGACCGGCACTTCGCCGCCTACATCGCCAAGTACGCCACCAAGGGAGCCGAGACCACCACCGGCACCCTCGACCGCCGACTGCGCTTCCTGGCCGAACTCGCCCAGCACGACCTCACCGACCACGCCCGCCAAATGATCCACACCGCCTGGCACCTCGGAGCCCAGCTGCAGCACGCCCACCTGCGCCTGCGGCAGTGGGCCCACATGCTCGGCTTCCGAGGCCACTTCTCCACCCGCACCCGCCACTACTCCACCACCCTCACCCACCTCCGAGCCGAACGCACCGCCTGGCGCACCCGCCAAGACGACGCCCAAGAGCGGCCTGACCAGAGCCAGTCGGTCACTGACCGGCACAGTGACCGCACTGACCGCGCTGACCTGCCCGCCGTTCACATCGACCCCAACGCCGGTCACCGCAGCGGTCGGCGCACAGAGAGCGGGCGACGCATCGGCACGGACACGACCCTGGTGATCTCGCACTGGCAGTACATCGGAAGCGGCCTCCTGCCAGAACTCGCCCACCTTGCCGATCTCCTGACCGCCGCACGGAACTCCCGGCCCGAACAACCGACCCACTCCCGGAAGGCACGGCGCTCCGGTGACCGGGCCGCTCACTCCACCGACCCGCTGACCGCCTTTGTCCACAGTGAGGTGACCGCGTGA